TTGATTCTTTAATTTAACAATGGTTGGTTGGTCATCATACATCATGATATATATTTGCGTGGATCTTTCTTACAGGAGAAGTTGAAATAAGACACAGAACCAACACAAACCCACAGGGGTGAGATCATCTGCTCACATTGTGACCTTTATCAGAATTTCGCCACATTTTAATGAAATCTACTGACTCTGCAACCAAACTGTGTCCTTTAACCAACCAAATctaatgtcatttatattttttgttgagGATCCTTGGTTCATTCAAGTTTGTGGCTGTCCTTCTGTCTGAGGTGGCACAAGAAGATTGTGAAAGTCAGCGCAATGCCTCCGAGAAACGCTGTCCGTGCCACAGGGGGAACCAGAGCAAAGTTCACTGCCTGAAATGATGCGAGAGATATAAAAAAATGGGAATCTGTCACTTTACATTTGTGCATGCACAGtaggtacatactgtatgtagaaTACGTATAAAAAGTGTGCAGcagtaaagtaaataaacacatatcTCACCTGCATTGTTGACCAATATACTACTCCAGtctagagatagatagatagatagatagatagatagatagatagatagatagatagatagatagacagacagacagacagacagacagacagagagatagatagatagatagatagatagatagatagatagatagatagatagatagatagattacaTATCAGTAACATACACCAGGTATTGTTCTTAACAAAGGATCATTTTCAACTTGGTCATTTACCTTGTAAGATGTCCAGAATTTCTGTCTCCAATCTTCAAGTGGGTCCTTCTTGTTTTCAAGTAAACTTAAACCTGTTTGGGGGTGTATCGTtaaagcttgtttaaaattttaTGTAGATTTTTCAAGAAGAGAAAACCCATTTGAGGAGGCCTGTTGTGTTCGACCAATGAATTTGAATAAAACCACCATCAAAGaatatttttgtaaaacagGTCACATTTAATACCATTTTACACCAAACGTCCCTAAAAAGTCCActaaaataaagttgttatttAATCTAAAGAGTTACAGACACtaacaaagactcaaacacagCCACATTTGCATATGTGGTTGTAACACACTCACCGATATAAAAGGCACTGATGGTGAGTGGTGCTGCCACCAGCTGATCCACCACAACTTTTCCTGTCACTGCCTTGACTCCGCCCCCCGGGAGCATCCTCTCCAGCCACCTGAGCCACTGATAGTTGAAGTTGGCATGGAAACAGAAGCCGACAGTCGCCACCCGAGCCGTCTGACACCAGTCGATGCCAGTTGAACCCTCTGATGTGGACCCAGCAGTGTGTTTGCCTCCCAGCACGCTCTGCTGTATCACATCAGCTGAGGCAAACAGAGTAGTGTATCCCAGGACGTTACTGATGTACGGGTGAGCCTTGAACAAAGCCCATGTCCGGTTCATGATGAGAAACCTGACCAGAGAGAGTTATTGAATTCAACACTTTTAAACAAGTGGAAGCTTTAGAAataaatgttcacataaaactaatattcaacaaaaataacatataaaCTTGGTGGTTGGGTGAATGGGGGCCACAAAATGGCGTTCAAACCTACCTGTCAGCATGGCTTTCCTCACCCTCTCCTTTAATTTCCAAGACCAAAGAAACACAAGATGTTTTCTGATTGGTTCTCTTTGCCAACGTGGATGAACTGAGGTGAGGTAGCTGAGGTTTTCTCAGCAGGTCAAAGTTCTGCCACTGTTGTTAGAAATGTGTGATAAGTCCTTTATCAGCACTCTGGAGAGGAATCTGAGAAAACGGCATATGTAAGGAATGATAAAGAAGAAACCAACACAGCAATAACCTACAGTTTGACAGCCAATTATTATGTTGAATTTGTGTGCACATAAGCTAAATTAAAGGCCTCAGCTCAATTTGTAGTCAATGAGCCAACTGAATACATGGGATTTATGACACAGTGCCATTTACTTGAAAGTCACTTGAGTAAATTGTCCTCATGTCTCTGCGGGACAGTAAATGTAACTTACCACAGTCCAGCTGAGTGAAGTGTTGACGTCAAGACGACACCAGAAAGCTGCACTCTTTCTGAATGTAGCTCTTTGCTCAGAAACACACGTGGTGTCACTATAAATAGATGCCACTCCTGCGACCACGCTTGTGCTGTGAGATTCACAGGCTTCATTTTATCACAATAAGGCAAAAGGTcaacatttctgtatttaaagaggctgaaatgtgtcaaaaaataagtttaaaggcacagtgtgaaacattttgtaacatttattggtgaagttacaTGTTGCAGGTGAaaatccctcacctcacccttcccttaaGTATGTTGGGGaatctatgtagccttcagtcaGCATCAACACtctaaatatgtttagtttgtgCATTGTGGGCCACTGGAAAAACATGGTTGTCCAGAATGACAGCCTCCACaagctcctgatataaatataaaaagctcattctggggtaatgaatAATACATATAATTATTTCATCTTCAATGTCatctaaattttacacactggatcttcaATTAACAAAAAACAGCCTAACAAAGTATCTCTGGTATCTGGGGGTAAACCATTACTACTGTGAACCAATAATACATGAAATAAGACGCCATTCCAAATAGCTGTGCTGTGTTGTAGATATATAGAATATTAATAAGGTTACAAAAACCATAACAACACGTTAAAAGCACATTCATTGGTTGCATTTGTacagcacatttcatacaaaaGGGCAACTCAATGTgattttcataaaaacaaaattacatttaaaatgttggaaacataaaaatatacaatttgAACAAAACCCAATTATAGAGTAAAAGAAGAACATAGTTAGACTAAATGGAGCATAAAATATGATGTGCAACATAACACAATACTTTCCTCTATAATAGTTCAATCTTAagtgagaaaatgagaaaagaaaagcagtgtTTTAAGTGTATTTATGTAGCAGTctctcacaaacaaaacaaaatgttgagCCCGTAACAAAGACCGTTGTATGAAAGTGTACAATATGTATAGattggttatttatttatttgttttacaattCATTGACAAATGTGATTATAATGTGGAAGAAAGGATtgtaaatctttttttcttttttaaacacaacattttatgtTTCCCCTTTGTTGGCGCTGTCATTTGTGAGAAAAGGCCCATCCACCCACCTGCAGCCATAGATATGTAAAATTCTGTACTTGGAAGGTAAACTATTGAATTGAAAAGGTCAATTAAAGCCACTAGCAACCATCTTAGCTCTTCCCTCTGAGAATGTGATAATTAGGGCCAGAGATTAAGCTGATCAATTAAGAGCTTGTTAACTGCCTCAACTGATGCATTTGTGTCTCCCAGTGTTTAACAAGCTGCCTTTGGTTTGACACACAATGGAGACGTGTGCCCGCGGCTCCACCAGTGGTTGACTTGTCAGATAATTGCTTCTTTTCAGAGCCTCTCATCGGGTCTCGCTTCCTCTTCCACTATCAATTGGTCGAACTGGATTCCATTCATTCTGCTGGGCGTAAAAAAACGAAGAAGAGATTTTGTGCGTTTGCATTGAGCGCTTATGTCACTTGACTTCATTTGTGCGCTCGAACTCAGGACACAAGCACAGGCAGACACCAACAATCAAACCAGCACAGTGTGTGGGATCATACCAGCAGCAGCCTCAGGAGGAGAACGGTAGGAGGCtttttctgatgtgttttttatgtaagatatatatatatatatatacatatataaagcaGCTGCTGTCTGTTTCTTACTCTTTGTattggtaaataaataaataaatattagtcATGTAGTGTGAGTGGCTTTTATGTTATAGCTGTTTATTGATTAAATCTGCTGGTCAAGTTAAAACGGTGTGTGAGATAGAGTCAATATGCATTAAATCAGTAGTAAATCTTATTgcttttatcacatttattaccACAAAAGAGCGTCTCTGTGATACAGGGACAGTGTGGACTGACACGTGTTTGAGATAGAAATGTTGAGCCTGTAGAATATGTCCAACCCTATTACAGTAGGATGAGTAGTTGTTTCTTATGTGTCTACCGTGTCTCTGCGCCTGTACCATCACACGATTTAagaattgaatttaaaaagtaCCTTCTGTCATTCCTAATGTAGATAGATTTAGTGCTGATGGCTCTGCCCTGGTTTGACCAAGCAGCACAGTAATCCAAAGAGGGAGCTTAATGCAGGAAACTCCTGTCCGAGAATGACCCCAAGACACTGAGAAACAATTAGACTTTTGTGCCTGTTAGAATGATCTGGAAAGGTGGAGCTGGCAAAGCTctgccagcagcagcattgGTGGAGCAAGAAATGAGTGAGGGAGGCCcattaatattgtttttctgcAAGAACTGGTGCAAATGGGAAGAATTCACTTTAAATCAGACATTATCTTTTTTCTTGAAAACTATTTTCTTCATCGCAGACCATTTCTCCCTCAGCAACCATGCGACCGTCTGTCTCTGTTACTCTGGAGCCCGGGTTGGAGCAAGGGGTCCCTTGGGGTCGTGACCTCTACACTTTTGTAACCTCAGCAGCGGGTCACATGATGAGGACCCTGCAGAAACCACGAAAGAACCGACCGTCCAAGCGGCAGGTTAACCATCGGCGCTTTCTGCACAACATGATCCAGAGGTGAGAAGGGTCATCACAGAAACTACAGTCAAACTAACAGTTGTCGaggcagtggttcccaaactctTCATCAGTTCCCCATTAAAAATAAAccctacatttatttatttatttcttgccGAGAGTAAAATAAAAGCTAATACCACCTGTGTGTCTTCAtggtgaatttgaatttgactgATTATCTTGTCTGGAAAAAGGAACTAGCCTGGCTCTATCAACAAAATACAGCGCTATGAAGTTGCTAGGCAACCGGTGGTGACATCAGCAGCATCAATACACCTGGATAAAAAATAATTCTTCATGCATCcctttatgtatatgtatgtatactaAAATGACAATTTTTGCTTCAAGGGCACATGGGTTTCATGACTTTCTCGtacattattttgaaaactactGGTGATTCAACAACATCATGTCTTTCTCTCCCAACAGAAAGTTTGCAGATATAGAGGCAGCAAACCACCGACTAGCATCAGCTCTTTATTTTAAGGATGAAGAGAAAACCTTAACCTCACAGCAGTCACAGGAGGAAGCAGCTGCAGGCCCGTTACAGACTGGCCTGTTACAAGAACCAGAGAAATGCAGTGTTCACGTAGTAGCAGGTGACATCTCAGAGTCTACAACTGACGCCTCTATTGACTCACAACAAACTGAGGTCGGTGAAGAGAATCATCCAGACTCGCCAGACCTTCAGAAACAGCCTCTAAAGTCCCAGCCCAACAGCAGCACCTCTAAAACAGTCAACCAGGCcaacaaaagaaagaaggaggagAGTGGAAAACATAAACTGGATGAATCCCCATCTGTTAGCTCTCCAGAAGGGACAGACTATTATCACAGGGCAGATGACTTTCATACTGACTATTACACTGATGAAAGTCCACTGGAGTCAATCAACAACCTCCCAGATAACACGCAAACTGCTCTACAGAACTCAAGCTTCGTCCAGTCACCTGCCTGCTCTCCAGAGCTGTCTCCGTTGTCTCTTGACTCTTGCGACTTCTCCATCCAAATGTTCACAGACATCTCGACCTGCACACAGTCTCAGAAGAGCATCATCGACATTGCAGAGAGTCCGTGGGCAGACATAATGGATTTATTCAGCATTGGCAACAAGGACATCGGAGGCAGCCTGGACGTGGGAGCTTTCCAAAGTATCTGCGCGTGCCAAGATGATGTGGGTCAAGAGGTCAGTGTGGAAAACCAGTCAGATGGCTTCACACAAAGGATGTGCAGCAACACATCGGAGATGGAGGACCTACACTACCAGAGCTGTGAATATAGACATAGCTGTCAGGAAGACCATGAATCGACCCAATTCAACCATTTTAGATTATCTCAAGATTCAGATGTCACACAAAACCAGCTCAACATGCCAATCAGCTGTCACTACAACATGTCACACCTGCCCACATACCAACAACATGAGCAACTTATTCACTGTATGCAGGTAAACTGTGAAAATAATCCACATTTGACACCTTTTGAGGGAGTTGCTCAGTCATTCTGTGCCCCTCCTTCTAAACCTGACCATCGTCCAATACCAACGCCACCACATGAGGATGACTGGCTGTTTCCTGATATCCTCAAAGAGAGGACGTCACCTGACTGCTAAGAATGTGTCATCGTCAAGTCTGTGAATGAGCAACAACCAGAGCAGAGCATCTTTACCTGAGCAACATTAGTCATGATCCACCTTTCCTCTGGAGGATTCACTGCTTTTTATCTTGGATTTTTGGGGGGTACTCATGAGTTATTTTGACAATTAGAGATCAGCAGGTGTTTTAATGTACAACCTACATTTCTTTATGCTTTTGGTTAAATCTAAAGCAATAACCTCACAGTAAAgaccaaaaataagaaaacataaaTGAGATTATTAcaattaacaaaaaataaaattttactATACTGCCATGTAGCTCATTATCATTACTTAGCTGAAATATCCCATATATATTTTTGTCTGCCTTAAcgttcaatgttttttttttcctttttatcagTTTGCAGATTCTTACACCTTACAGCCTATACTGTGATTTCACAATGTTTTTAACAGTGATGCAGCAACGTGTTTAAACTACTAAGTTTATTGTTTCACTGAGGTCATTCATGTTCCCAAGTCCAAACTAATATCTGTGCTATTATCAGCTATTATCACCAACATATTTAAAGCTGTGTCAGCaactaataattaaataatgtattagaatgaataacaataacaatgttgtactgacattaaaatataaCTCGTTATCATGATCAGCCTGAAATGAATTTCCCTCATTTGTGCACAGAGACGTTGGCATGTCCATGTTTAGGGTTGTAACTGATATTTGAGTTGTTTGTGTATATTTGCGtgttaaatattgttgtttAAGTGGTGTAAAAATATCTATAAAGGGAATCTATTTGATAAATACTTCGTAAAACCACTTTTTTGTCTATAGTTTGTGAGCCTTTGTccaaaaagcacaaacacacacacacacacacactcaatcaaAACCAACAACATTCATTAAAGTTAACCCCAGTCAGATGTTTAATAATTACAGCATCATTAACAAAAAagactaaaacaataaaatatgtttccaaaatgtttcAAGTTCCACAGTAgccataaacaaacacagagagaaaaataacacCTCAGAGAAGCACCGGCCTCGTCTCTTGCTACAGTTGAACAGAATCAATCTGTTCTCATTCCAGCAGATCAATCCACGTGTCATCAGATTTTGGTCTATGACGGCATCAACAGAGTCGCCACATATAGACGCTGATATGACATTTAGAGATTACAACATTTCGGTGAATGTTCAGAGTGACACACCGCATCACAATGTCAACTCATTTGGCTTAATGCTATCTCTTtatatgataaaataaaacCCCACAAAGCAGACGTCGTGTACTGACAGTGTTTGTCCTCACTGGTAATGTGTAAAGTGCAGCATTTACACAATATCTTAAAAAAAGACACGGCTTCAAACAAAATCCTTTGcatatttctaaaataaaataattgtacattcagaaaaagaaaaaaaaaatcaaacccaTAAAAAGGGTGTTTAATACATCAGTAGTCAAACTCTCTCTTGATCCAACTAGTCTGATCTTTCTTCATCTGTCACTAACTGTGAATTATTTTGACTCTGGTATGGCAAAAAATAAGAAGCTGGAAGTATggatacacatacacacgatGAAGAACATGGGACGTCGGGCCTGTAGATTACTGTCCTCACTCAGCGGTCTACTTTTGTCAGTGCAATATAAACCTGTTACGTACAGAAGGAAGAAAATAGggaattaaaaacagaaaactactGTCTGTCCTATTCCTACAAGTCATCATCCATAAACACCAAAAGGATCATTACTCCACTGCAGTAaagtataaacacacagtttatccagaaaaacaacattcagaACAGAGAACCAtgtgcacagcagccattttgacagatcacaggtgtaaataatctaATTTAGCTTCCTCGGTTTCAGGGTGCACACGGGTTCACGGTTACACTCTACTGACTGAACAGAGCCACTGTTAATGTGATCCGTAACACATGTGCCTTTTCCtgttaaaacatgtcaaaatggctgctgtgaaaacaaaGGGCCCAttccacaaacacattttgtaaagtttAGAAACACAATCTTAATCTTTCAGTTCCATGAGTTAAAGCACCAGGGAAAGCCTCTCTAATTTAGAATccaatatagaatagaatagaattgaaTTAACTGTTTTTTGTCGCAAGCTAATTTATACTGAATAACTGAATGTGACAGAGTATTTCCAAGCCTAGAGAAGTGAATCCCTGAAGTCTTTGCTTGCTGATGCTGGCTAAGAAAAGGTGTCTTGATGGAACAATAGATTTAAGTGTAAATCAGTGAGCTTTAGAGGTGATTTGGTGACAGGACCAGGAGAGTTTCTTGCACCTGTTTCAAGGCTTTGCACTAAGCTGAGTGGCTGcagttacatatttacagtacatttaagTGGCAATCGATCTGCTCATCTGACTTTGGGTAAGTGAGCGTTTTTCCAAGAATGTTGGACTTTTCCAAAGAAATGACCTGTTAattaattcaataaatgttattattgttttaccTTAAAAGAAATACATCTTATAAACCAGGAATCACTAAATTATTGTCAATTCACTGCAGGGTCATCATTGACTCCACGTGTTTGGTGTTTGCTCTTCTGAGCTCTGATAGCTAGAGACGTTGTTATTCTTGCCTCATAAATATTCATTTCTCAGTGCCTCCATTGTTACTTTTATCTAATACTACAAATCTCGAGCTCACTTATTCTACCATCTTCTACACTGTActgtgagcagagagtgagttAATTCTTCAAAAGAAATAATCCAGTAGTCACAGGATGATAGCAGAAGAATTAACCAGTCTCCACTCCACTCTATTCTATAACTATTTTTCCTTTACTAGAAATTGAAGTCCCTTTTTCTCATCCATAAGCCCACCATTGGTCTGATCAATGATTTACAGTTAAtccataaaaataacaatgtgcAAGATGCTTGTCAGAATAAAATGCAATGTTTATCAGTCTAGAAATTGTCACTCAATTGTCACTAAATGGTTTGCTTTGTATTAAACAAATGTAGCTAAACAGTAGTAGTTATGTATCTGTGGCTGTGATCATACTTCTCAATGACTCGATGATCCTGTGACGCcgatttaaatatttaagttttCCGACATGTAACGTAACACGCTGTAACCTGGCCCAGGCTGACATCAGTGCCTACAGGAGCGGACACAATCAAACCAATGTTCTCCTCCCAAAGGAAACAAATGATCAATAACTTAAGGTCATATTTCATATAAATTATACAAATTCAAATTTCTGAAGCAATATTTAGgctttcatttaaagaaactaTCTAATACAACTACTGCATTGCCTAACAACATACTGATTCTAATCTATAGGAAAACGATTTATCATTTAACCCGACCTTAGCACATATCAGTGCAACTGCATTGATATTAAACTGCATTTTATCGTCAAAATGTGCTAAAATTGTGACCAATGTGACGTGAAAACACTGAACTTAGTGTGATGTTGCTCAGTTTTCTTCAAGCTTGACTAAATATTATCTCTCCTCAATTGCCAGATTATTCTaactttcatgttttctttttttaaagatatttgaCTTAAGATGTCACAAATCACAAGAGCTCAAAAACACGCCCATAAAGAATGTGAAGTTCTCTCTTTGAATGTCTATATTTGATTTCTCCTGTTGGCTCTTACATGTAACATTAATAAAGATTGTCTTACACCTTTCAGAAGTATTTTCATTCCCCAGCAGCCCTTTGTGAGTATATTATTCGATCCTCATCAACGGCTTAAACATggcttcattttcaaataccTCCTAATGTAAAAGACACGATCACCATAATCTCATGTTTTCTGCTCTTACTGTACAGCATCAGGAAATTAGCTGGTAATGTTTCACTTTCCCCGTGGCGTTCTGGGAGATGTAGTTTAGTTTCTCAGAAATGCATTACAAAGATGCAGTGTTAGGTAGAAATTTCCAGTCTTTTAAGTTGCTTTTTATGTCACagcttacaaaataaaaacaaattccaTTTGCTGCCTTGCAAAATCTCATTTTTACATGTCTTTTGTACttgtttcaaaaaacaaaaactaggcAAGATCTATAGGTCAGAGTTAAGAGTTAGAACGTCTGATG
The sequence above is a segment of the Solea solea chromosome 13, fSolSol10.1, whole genome shotgun sequence genome. Coding sequences within it:
- the si:ch211-120k19.1 gene encoding mpv17-like protein, with amino-acid sequence MNRTWALFKAHPYISNVLGYTTLFASADVIQQSVLGGKHTAGSTSEGSTGIDWCQTARVATVGFCFHANFNYQWLRWLERMLPGGGVKAVTGKVVVDQLVAAPLTISAFYIGLSLLENKKDPLEDWRQKFWTSYKTGVVYWSTMQAVNFALVPPVARTAFLGGIALTFTIFLCHLRQKDSHKLE
- the LOC131471807 gene encoding uncharacterized protein LOC131471807, translating into MRPSVSVTLEPGLEQGVPWGRDLYTFVTSAAGHMMRTLQKPRKNRPSKRQVNHRRFLHNMIQRKFADIEAANHRLASALYFKDEEKTLTSQQSQEEAAAGPLQTGLLQEPEKCSVHVVAGDISESTTDASIDSQQTEVGEENHPDSPDLQKQPLKSQPNSSTSKTVNQANKRKKEESGKHKLDESPSVSSPEGTDYYHRADDFHTDYYTDESPLESINNLPDNTQTALQNSSFVQSPACSPELSPLSLDSCDFSIQMFTDISTCTQSQKSIIDIAESPWADIMDLFSIGNKDIGGSLDVGAFQSICACQDDVGQEVSVENQSDGFTQRMCSNTSEMEDLHYQSCEYRHSCQEDHESTQFNHFRLSQDSDVTQNQLNMPISCHYNMSHLPTYQQHEQLIHCMQVNCENNPHLTPFEGVAQSFCAPPSKPDHRPIPTPPHEDDWLFPDILKERTSPDC